The Agrobacterium vitis region CTCAATAATTTGATAGGCCAGCATTCCGATATTGAAGGTCGCCACTATAAGCTTTGGTTGGCAAGCCGAGGCGTCCTTGACCGGGTCATTCACAATGCGGCGCTCACCCGCAGCGAGTTCAAGGCGCGCCAAGTCTATCAACAGGCGCGCCGGTACGTAGCGAGCGATACTTATCCGACAGCGCTACAGATGCTTGCAGACCAACGAGTAGTTATCATTGCCGGCCCACCAGGCGTCGGTAAGACGACGCTCGCAGATCTGTTGCTATATACGCACCTTGAGCAGTGCTACCAGGCTATCCTAATCCAGCGCGACGTCGAAGAAGGTGAAAAGCTATTCCAGCCCGGCTCACGGCAGATTTTTTATTTTGACGACTTCATGGGAGCGACTTTCGCTGGGGACCGTATCCACGGCTCCAATGATCGCGCGCTGCTCAATTTTATTTCCATGATTAGGTCGACGCCAGACGCGCGACTTGTGCTTACCACCCGCGAGCATGTCTTCTCCCAAGCGTTGAGTCGCTCAGAACGGCTGCGTCACGCCGGGCTGGATGATCTACGTGTCACATTGAACATGCCGAGCTATACGACGATGCAGCGGGCCCGTATTCTCTACAACCATCTCTACTTTAGCGACCTGCCCAACGCCTATTGTGACGAACTGTTGCGGGATAAATTTTACATGCAGATCGTAAAGCATGAGAAGTTCAATCCGCGCCTGATCGAGTGGTTGTCATCCTACCGCCGTCTGACGTATGTGCCAGTCGAGCACTACCGCGGCTTCGTCAATAATCTCCTGCGCGATCCATCCGAAATCTGGCGTCACGCCTATGAGCAGGAAATTTCCGAGGCGGGCCGCTCGGTGCTGCTTGCTATGCTAGCTCTTGGCGGTCGGTGTGGTGGAGGCATGCTAGAGGGTGCCTTTGGACCGCTCCACGCGCATCGTGCCGCGCGCTACCGCTTCTCCACACGGCCTGAAGACTTCAGGACTGGCGTCCGAGAAGTGGTAAATAGCTTCATCAAGCCTTGGGGTAACGAGGGGTTTGAGGTGATCGATCCTTCCGTGCTCGATCTGCTCAATTCTGTCGTGCGCGACGCGCCGGATAATGCCGTCGACCTGATCCAGGAGGCGGCGCGCTTCGAGCAAATCGAGCGAATTTGGGAGCTGGCGAAGGCCAACCAAGGTGCTAACATCCTAGCTGCGCTCGAACGCGATGCGAACAGGATTGCCCCATCAATCGCCCGGTTGGCGGCCCAATGTCGGCGGTTCGCCTTCAAAGGCGGCGTCGCCTATTTCGGCCCGACGTTTGAACAAAGACTTACGATTATATTTGAGCTGGCTGAGCGGCTCAGAGCACCTGCGATCCACGCGCTGATCACACCAGCCTATGTGCGGCTAATTGAAGAGTGGGGCACCGAGCGGCCGCAGATCAACGACGCGGTCAACCTAATCCGCGCGATGGACTCGGCGGTGTCGGTGTCTGCTGTCAGTATCACATCCATGCGGAACACGGTTCTCGATGCGGTCTTGCAAGAAGCGCGAACTGGCTGTCGATCGGACGAGCTGCGCGAAATTCTAGGCGTGGTCGAGATACAGGACGAGGGGCGTGAAGTGGTCATGATTAGGGAAAGCTTTGCTAGGTATCAGCTTCAGAACTTCTCCGATGACCTGGGCGAATGTCGCTCGAGTGACGCGTTTTATGGTTTGATTGAGGACTTGGAGGTGTTCCGCGATGAGCTCGGAGTCGATGTCGATGCGATGATCCGGCGGGTCGAGGAGGCAAACGCCGAGTTCGAAGAGCGTGAAGATCAATACGCCGACCATATGCAAGCCGAGTGGAAGGAGCGGTCGCATATGGAGTTGTCCGGTGATCTGAGTATTTCGGAGATGTTTGGATCATTGAGGGGTGATCGCTCTTAGCGGGCGGTACCACGCTCACTCTGGCGTACAAACAGTAGCTAACTCAGCTTCCGTCCCAATGACCGCAGGTTCGGAAATCAATGCGAAACGGTGCTTATAGGGGCTGCAGTTACCCTCTGAACCGACTTCAAAGAATTAAAAAGTCTTTCAAAAATACTCGGATTTGAAGCCAGCAAGGGTTTTGCTCCGATGATTCGATATCGTCGACAACCGCCGGACTGCAAGTTTCATTTTTCCGGTTTTGCGTGTCAAAATTCCGGAAGTTTGCGGCGAGCTACAGCGAGCTACAACAGTCCGGGTTGATGTGGCGATGAACAGAAATGGTGGGCCTGGAGAGACTCGAACTCCCAACCAAGCGGTTATGAGCCGCCGGCTCTAACCATTGAGCTACAGGCCCGGCAGGCGCGAGGGCCGGCGGTGGGGTTGGCAATGGTTCCAACATCCGTGGTGACGCTCTAGCGGAAAACGATGGGTGCGACAAGTGTTTGCCGCAATGGTTTTGCAATAGGTTGTTTAGCGAGAGGTTGCGTAATCGGAAATAGGAGCTTGGGAGACGGCATGGTGAAATTGGGTGCGGTTTTGGATCTTGGACGGATTGGCTTTGTGTTGGCGTCCCTGGCTGTGGTTTCTCCGGTCATGGCACAGGAAGCGTCCCGGCAGGAGGCGGTCATCAATGTGTCGGGCGAAGGAGAGGTCAGTCTGGCGCCGGATATGGCTTTGATGCAATTGGGTGTCGTGACTGAGGCTGCCGAGGCCGCGCAGGCGTTGAAGGACAATAACGAGGCTTTGGCCAAAGTGTTGAAATCCCTGAAGGACAAGGGATTAGCGGATCGCGATTTGCAGACATCCGGCTTTCAGATTACGCCGCGCTATCGCCAGGAGCCAGAAGACAAGGCCGATAGCCGCCCGCCAGTGATCGAGGGCTATTCCGTCAGCAATGGGCTGACGATCCGGGTGCGTGATCTGTCCAAGCTGGGCGGGGTAATCGATACGTCCGTTGGGCTTGGCGCCAACCAGGGTGGAGAGATCCGCTTCACCAATGACAAGCCGGAAACGGCCATAGATGCGGCCCGCAAATCCGCCATGGCGGATGCCTTAGCCAAGGCGAAAGTGCTGACGCAAGCGGCGGGTGTCAAGCTTGGCCGAATCATTTCCATCAATGAAAACGCAGCGCGGCCTTTTGAGCAGGGCATGATGATGAAAGCCAGCATGGCCCGGGATATGGCGCCCGCACCAACGCCGATGGCAGCAGGCGAGAATACCTATCGTGTGACCGTGAATGTCAGCTTTGCATTGGAGCAATAGCCAGCAATCACAAAAAAAGCCCCGGTCGTTAAACCGGGGCCGATCTCTAACAGTCTATCAGAATTTGATACCGATGCCGAGATTGACGACATTCTGCTTGGTTTCAAAATCGATGCCGCCAAGGTTCTTGGTGCCGTAATCGTTGTAGCGATATTCGAGGCGGGTAAAGATGCGATTGGTAATCGCATAATCGACGCCAGCGCCGATGGTCCAGCCGTTAAGCGTCTTGTCGTAATCGCCGGACGAAGACTTGATATAGTCTCGGTCTGCCGTCCAGCCGCCAGCCACAAACAGCAGGGCGCGGTCGATGGCGTAACCAGCGCGGGCTCGGGCAGAGCCGGAGACATCCATGCCCACCTTGACGCCGGAATAGTTGTTTTCGTTCCAGTCGTAGTTCACGTCGGCTTCTACGCCGAGAATCACGTTGTGGCCGACATCGAAGTTCCAGCCACCAAATCCACCGATGCGGCCGCCATCGAAATTATCCGAGAGCGATGCGCCGCCCTGCGACAGTGTGGCATCCAGCCAGCCGTAGCCGCCGTAAACACCGATATAGCCGCCTGCCCATGAAAACGCTGCGGGGGTTTCAACAGCAGCAGGAGCTGTCGGAACCTGATCAACTGCATCGGCGGCCATGGCAATGCCTGCCGATACGAAGAGGGTTGCAGCGGTTGCAAGGAGGGTCACTCTGTTCATATTCGTCTCCACTCGTTTAATGAGTGAGTGAGATATAATTTATTCATTTGCGTGTATGTAGCAAAAATACCACGGTTTCTGCAATTATGAGCTTTAAATTCCGCAAATGAGGCCAATACACATCTTATTCGAGTGTTTTACTGTCAAATTTCGCGGGTTTTTGCTGTTTCTTTCCCTCAGATAGGGCAGAGAAAAGCCTGTGCATTCTGCTTTTGTGATGAATTTTTAGTTATTGGAGCCGAGGGAATGCGCAGGAAGGCTCAGCACTTTGGTGTTCTCTTTCCGGTGTTTTGGTGACGGCTATTGGGTCGCCCTTCTGGCGCCAGTGACGCAGGCAACGACGGCAAGGGTGGTGACCAGCATGGAGGGGCTGACGGTTTCGTGGAGAAGGGCGGCGGCAAGCCCCAAGCCGAAAAACGGTTGCAGCAATTGCAATTGGCCGATGGCAGCTATGCCGCCCTGGGCAAGGCCGCGATACCAGAAAATGAAGCCGATCAACATGCTGAACAGTGAGACATAGCCAAGGCCCAGCCAGGCGCCAGCGGTTACGCCACTGAGCGTTGAGGGCAGGGTGAGGGCGGCGGCCACGATGCTGATGGGCAAAGCCAACGTCAGCGCCCAGCAGATTACCTGCCAACCGCCCAACCGGCGCGACAGTCTTGCGCCCTCGGCATAGCCAAGGCCGCAGATCAGGATGGCGAGGATCATCAGCATATCGCCGTAAGATGCGGTGGCGACCCCTTGGGACAGGGCAAAGCCGATCACCAGAGCGCTACCGAGGCTGGAAAACAGCCAGAAGATCGGCCGCGGACGCTCACCGCCGCGCAGAACGGCAAACAGGGCGGTCGAAAGCGGTAACAAGGCGATGAAAACCAGCGAACGGGTCGAGGGTATATGTTGCAAGGCGTAGGCCGTCAGCAAGGGAAAGCCGATCACCACGCAGAGCGAGACCATGGCGAGGGCCGCGATTTCCGCGAGATTGGGTTTTGCCGGGCGAAATACCAGAAGCAGGCCGCAGCCAAGCAAGCCGGCGATGCTGGCGCGGGCGACGGTTAGAAAAACCGGGTCGAAACTGCCGATCGCAGCCCGGGTTGCCGGGAGCGAGCCGCTGAAGATCAGCATGCCCAGAAAACCATTGA contains the following coding sequences:
- a CDS encoding restriction endonuclease, whose translation is MTNKVRTTLNDNLGRRGDACSIGNLPRRINGKTAKKEWGCLPDMPDYDFHQLSPHDLEVLTRDLLQAHWRVDIESFKGGRDGGIDLRYAAGPSKTIIQVKHYLRTGLTGLMRDLKPEAIKVRRLAPSRYVVVTSVPLSPANKDAIVEIIGTEYLKPHDIIGPEDLNNLIGQHSDIEGRHYKLWLASRGVLDRVIHNAALTRSEFKARQVYQQARRYVASDTYPTALQMLADQRVVIIAGPPGVGKTTLADLLLYTHLEQCYQAILIQRDVEEGEKLFQPGSRQIFYFDDFMGATFAGDRIHGSNDRALLNFISMIRSTPDARLVLTTREHVFSQALSRSERLRHAGLDDLRVTLNMPSYTTMQRARILYNHLYFSDLPNAYCDELLRDKFYMQIVKHEKFNPRLIEWLSSYRRLTYVPVEHYRGFVNNLLRDPSEIWRHAYEQEISEAGRSVLLAMLALGGRCGGGMLEGAFGPLHAHRAARYRFSTRPEDFRTGVREVVNSFIKPWGNEGFEVIDPSVLDLLNSVVRDAPDNAVDLIQEAARFEQIERIWELAKANQGANILAALERDANRIAPSIARLAAQCRRFAFKGGVAYFGPTFEQRLTIIFELAERLRAPAIHALITPAYVRLIEEWGTERPQINDAVNLIRAMDSAVSVSAVSITSMRNTVLDAVLQEARTGCRSDELREILGVVEIQDEGREVVMIRESFARYQLQNFSDDLGECRSSDAFYGLIEDLEVFRDELGVDVDAMIRRVEEANAEFEEREDQYADHMQAEWKERSHMELSGDLSISEMFGSLRGDRS
- a CDS encoding SIMPL domain-containing protein; this translates as MVKLGAVLDLGRIGFVLASLAVVSPVMAQEASRQEAVINVSGEGEVSLAPDMALMQLGVVTEAAEAAQALKDNNEALAKVLKSLKDKGLADRDLQTSGFQITPRYRQEPEDKADSRPPVIEGYSVSNGLTIRVRDLSKLGGVIDTSVGLGANQGGEIRFTNDKPETAIDAARKSAMADALAKAKVLTQAAGVKLGRIISINENAARPFEQGMMMKASMARDMAPAPTPMAAGENTYRVTVNVSFALEQ
- a CDS encoding outer membrane protein, with the protein product MNRVTLLATAATLFVSAGIAMAADAVDQVPTAPAAVETPAAFSWAGGYIGVYGGYGWLDATLSQGGASLSDNFDGGRIGGFGGWNFDVGHNVILGVEADVNYDWNENNYSGVKVGMDVSGSARARAGYAIDRALLFVAGGWTADRDYIKSSSGDYDKTLNGWTIGAGVDYAITNRIFTRLEYRYNDYGTKNLGGIDFETKQNVVNLGIGIKF
- a CDS encoding DMT family transporter — encoded protein: MNKTTSGLINGFLGMLIFSGSLPATRAAIGSFDPVFLTVARASIAGLLGCGLLLVFRPAKPNLAEIAALAMVSLCVVIGFPLLTAYALQHIPSTRSLVFIALLPLSTALFAVLRGGERPRPIFWLFSSLGSALVIGFALSQGVATASYGDMLMILAILICGLGYAEGARLSRRLGGWQVICWALTLALPISIVAAALTLPSTLSGVTAGAWLGLGYVSLFSMLIGFIFWYRGLAQGGIAAIGQLQLLQPFFGLGLAAALLHETVSPSMLVTTLAVVACVTGARRATQ